Proteins encoded within one genomic window of Marasmius oreades isolate 03SP1 chromosome 4, whole genome shotgun sequence:
- a CDS encoding uncharacterized protein (antiSMASH:Cluster_4.2), which yields MSDSYPHRELPATTNSWYYEEWSGGRNVWPGWIRVLCSSAINGRKPFTLGWTHRVFWTVICLRRDDNVSTCQRVIFSGYLHVDTAFVKQAAVLMVVFQTLA from the exons ATGTCTGATTCTTATCCACATCGGGAACTTCCTGCAACTACCAACAGCTGGTACTACGAAGAATGGAGTGGTGGGCGGAATGTCTGGCCGGGATGGATTCGAGTTCTATGTTCCTCCGCAATCAATGGGCGTAAACCATTCACACTAGGTTGGACTCACAGAG TTTTCTGGACAGTCATCTGTTTGAGACGGGATGATAATGTATCGACATGTCAAAGGGTCATCTTCTCTGGCTACCTGCACGTAGACACGGCATTTGTCAAGCAAGCGGCCGTTCTAATGGTGGTGTTTCAGACTTTGGCTTAG
- a CDS encoding uncharacterized protein (antiSMASH:Cluster_4.2) — MDIKDNGMYQGLCVILVCPTVNIVLTDSLWPLHLHALSCIKIGRNHRFRKSTDPSSGFGQLKLDDGEEKFRIPYPSHTTDVAMKPQPHSSSRDFYSPIPADATQQQYQDPSSLPWYPHREGISQHHVTGEYLPSDAQNCYATHSSPYSGYHHVPGSRSASVVTRQDPVRTLTITSRGDSPSFSSSSSPTPSSSRRRSGSSWAVVGFQDIGIAEAERILRNTHNLPSGVPLTLRSLADPPPGMKPHQSYNTLAQIAIWQSPRKRLTLQEIYVAIAQRFAFYRDHPDPKKWKSSIRHMLSNRHVFVPIRDRDQMNRGGYWELDFNDMEGSRRGQRRRRKRMSEAVKSDRDEDADADADVSGEEEMQQEESGYFTPAPSITQSQASPSATTVSGSSDRTFRAQPITSRRGMERSMSDLNSPALSGEMSGPVLLYDPTGGSPPYSYENPPRNQHDYPVWTENSNSSMSYQESAFYSSLPPGLTLPRGCTALPPPPSPFAVPPSSMNSLALANPRSYYSSASADQSRGHSSQTAYSSFSVHTGAPQQYETALNGSEDSR; from the exons ATGGACATAAAGGATAACGGGATGTATCAGGGACTGTGCGTCATCCTTGTGTGTCCTACTGTGAATATTGTGCTGACTGACTCGCTTTGGCCCCTTCATTTACATGCACTCTCCTGCATCAAAATTGGCCGTAACCATAGGTTTCGCAAGAGTACAGATCCATCCTCGGGTTTTGGTCAACTCAAACTCgatgatggagaagaaaaatTCCGAATCCCCTACCCCTCGCACACCACCGACGTGGCCATGAAACCCCAACCTCACTCGAGCAGTCGGGATTTTTATTCACCCATTCCTGCAGATGCAACACAACAGCAGTATCAGGATCCATCCAGTTTACCTTGGTATCCACATCGAGAAGGCATTTCGCAACACCATGTTACCGGAGAATATTTACCGTCCGATGCCCAGAACTGTTACGCCACTCACTCGAGCCCTTATTCTGGCTATCACCATGTTCCGGGCAGCAGATCTGCGTCTGTGGTTACTCGTCAGGATCCTGTACGAACCCTTACAATTACAAGTAGAGGCGACTCTCCATCTTTCTCATCGAGTTCCTCACCGACTCCGTCTTCCTCTCGTCGTCGTTCAGGCAGTTCTTGGGCCGTCGTTGGCTTCCAGGATATTGGCATTGCTGAGGCGGAGAGGATTTTGAGGAATACACACAACCTCCCAAGTGGGGTTCCTCTTACCCTGCGCTCACTTGCAGATCCACCACCAGGGATGAAGCCTCACCAAAGCTACAATACACTTGCGCAAATTGCGATTTGGCAGAGTCCACGAAAGCGGTTGACATTGCAGGAAATCTATGTTGCTATTGCCCAACGTTTTGCGTTCTATCGAGACCATCCGGATCCCAAGAAGTGGAAG AGCTCTATCCGGCATATGCTCTCCAATAGGCATGTATTTGTGCCGATACGCGATCGTGATCAGATGAACAGGGGAGGCTATTGGGAGCTGGATTTTAATGATATGGAAGGGAGTAGACGAGGGCAGAGACGCAGGAGGAAGCGAATGTCGGAAGCGGTCAAAAGCGATAGGGACGAAGATGCAGACGCAGATGCAGATGTATCcggagaggaagagatgCAACAAGAGGAGAGCGGATATTTTACCCCTGCCCCTTCGATCACTCAGAGTCAGGCTAGCCCTTCCGCTACTACGGTTTCGGGATCCAGCGATAGGACTTTCAGGGCTCAGCCTATTACTTCACGACGTGGAATGGAGAGGTCAATGTCGGACTTGAATTCGCCCGCCCTATCGGGAGAGATGTCTGGTCCTGTCCTCCTTTATGATCCAACAGGTGGTTCACCGCCATATTCCTATGAAAATCCGCCCAGAAATCAACATGATTATCCTGTATGGACTGAGAACTCAAATTCATCGATGTCTTATCAAGAAAGTGCATTTTATTCAAGTCTGCCTCCGGGTCTTACTCTTCCTCGTGGGTGTACTGCTTTACCACCACCTCCGTCGCCATTCGCGGTACCTCCAAGTTCGATGAACAGCCTGGCCCTAGCAAATCCCCGCTCTTATTATTCCTCTGCATCTGCGGATCAAAGCAGAGGACATTCGTCGCAAACAGCCTATTCTTCGTTCTCAGTGCATACCGGCGCACCTCAACAGTACGAAACGGCTTTGAATGGGTCCGAGGATAGTCGCTAA